In Candidatus Wallbacteria bacterium, a genomic segment contains:
- a CDS encoding AAA family ATPase gives MPDQGNKNDSFRTDRSRDFEILRNRVNCTGCVFIVGLPGMGKSVLLNELAIHLQVEGKFPNQVSLIHCRNGWNAGDFYAAILDRLNSLTGKMENNGVEIDPQQIAERIDELPMALLIDDFQYVEDSLTRSLVEATHEMRSGKLIIASRIVPELGTLASAGVYTHILKYLDREESGSMVTRLLSFHGYEQGAGKLTEVLFRLTGGHPLLVKLLIGLVVSGKNTVRNLDLLEHAMQEKSEEYFNSMFWAGLDVHSVSLLRTFSLLRIPVNQDSILEMHPETDHVILASLRKQGLLEFDLEGNYWMHDVLRQFVSHKMTQAEISKLHGRIGESLHSAGQASMEMLREAYYQFVRSGKLDRAAQMLVELVEVNHLTEDQPQDLLPLLRDAIETLGIRSEELNYAYVKQLAMLNQDEAEKIIHGISGWRRHDLSGVVCYNRSDFPHAREHFEKALACCDSEKNRLLARLQIAICLTLCGDNPGAENILKSMAQERLLEENEILKIKFYCWGSVIKLYTEKPDEALDYARKAEILCRKNRTESLLNIAIGRQGVALCRMGEYPEAERLMLDGLEMGQRRGNLLRQLGAYSSLGYLKVLTRNYEEALDYENRALEISLIVKDSDYEFDTHAEKGYLFTCLQRFAEAEAAFEQAKAAMIKLNNSYYGLLFIIKSSPFLLAAGQADKAISEIMQVSDSLDRLSPSSVARVKYCLFKAFQLTNRQQEAEKTFREFQDLLSKLTSGLDDGVRRYVSDVERLLEQKRTGICVLCNGVTRRFAEPGALRDLRQRKMDFEIFIDFTESELLVDGKPVDLFGKTILVSLLFALARKPGRIIGTPKLFEQVWKRKFDYAVDGNNFRPTILRLRKKLGDEKGVRFILTSHDRGGYYFNSSVKHCIIFKE, from the coding sequence ATGCCGGATCAGGGAAATAAAAACGACTCCTTCCGCACCGACCGCAGCCGGGATTTCGAGATTTTAAGGAATCGGGTCAATTGCACTGGCTGCGTGTTCATCGTAGGGCTTCCAGGGATGGGAAAATCCGTGCTGCTCAATGAGCTCGCCATTCATCTCCAGGTGGAAGGAAAATTCCCGAATCAGGTGAGCCTGATCCACTGCAGGAATGGCTGGAATGCAGGGGATTTCTATGCCGCAATCCTGGACCGTTTGAATTCACTGACAGGTAAGATGGAAAACAATGGAGTAGAGATCGATCCCCAGCAGATCGCTGAGAGGATCGACGAACTTCCGATGGCCCTGCTGATCGATGATTTTCAATATGTGGAAGACAGCCTGACCAGGAGCCTGGTGGAAGCAACCCATGAAATGCGGTCCGGGAAGCTTATCATCGCCTCGCGGATCGTGCCGGAGCTGGGAACCCTGGCTTCAGCCGGTGTCTATACCCACATTCTTAAGTATCTGGATCGTGAAGAATCGGGCTCCATGGTGACAAGGCTTTTGTCTTTTCACGGATACGAGCAAGGGGCAGGAAAATTAACAGAAGTGCTGTTCAGACTGACAGGAGGACATCCACTGCTGGTGAAGCTCCTGATCGGACTGGTGGTTTCAGGGAAAAACACAGTCCGGAATCTGGACCTGCTGGAGCACGCCATGCAGGAGAAATCTGAGGAATACTTCAATTCCATGTTCTGGGCTGGACTGGATGTACACTCGGTTTCTCTGCTTAGAACTTTCAGTCTGCTAAGGATTCCGGTCAATCAGGATTCTATCCTTGAAATGCACCCTGAAACAGACCATGTTATCCTCGCTTCGCTCAGAAAGCAGGGACTGCTGGAATTCGACCTGGAGGGAAATTACTGGATGCACGATGTGCTCAGGCAATTCGTCAGTCACAAGATGACGCAGGCGGAAATCAGTAAGTTGCATGGCCGGATAGGAGAATCACTGCATTCGGCAGGTCAGGCGAGCATGGAAATGCTGCGCGAGGCTTATTATCAGTTCGTGAGATCAGGGAAACTGGACCGCGCCGCTCAGATGCTTGTGGAGCTTGTGGAAGTCAACCATCTGACTGAGGACCAGCCCCAGGATCTGCTGCCTCTGTTGCGTGACGCCATAGAAACCCTGGGGATCAGAAGCGAGGAACTGAATTACGCTTATGTCAAGCAACTGGCCATGTTAAACCAGGATGAGGCAGAGAAGATCATCCATGGAATCAGCGGGTGGAGGCGCCATGATCTGTCAGGTGTCGTCTGCTACAATCGTTCTGATTTTCCGCATGCCAGGGAGCACTTTGAAAAAGCACTCGCCTGCTGCGACTCGGAAAAAAACAGATTGCTTGCCAGGCTCCAGATCGCCATCTGCCTTACTCTCTGCGGTGACAATCCTGGTGCAGAAAATATTCTGAAATCCATGGCTCAAGAGCGGCTTCTGGAAGAAAACGAGATCCTGAAAATCAAGTTCTACTGCTGGGGATCAGTGATCAAGCTCTATACAGAGAAGCCCGACGAGGCACTGGATTACGCCCGGAAAGCTGAGATACTCTGCCGGAAGAACAGGACTGAAAGCCTTTTGAACATCGCCATCGGCCGTCAGGGGGTGGCCCTCTGCCGGATGGGTGAATACCCAGAAGCGGAAAGACTTATGCTGGATGGGCTGGAAATGGGCCAAAGACGCGGCAACCTTCTTAGGCAGCTCGGGGCATATTCTTCGCTCGGATATCTGAAAGTCCTTACCCGGAATTATGAAGAGGCATTGGATTATGAGAACAGAGCCCTGGAAATCAGCCTGATTGTAAAAGACAGCGATTATGAGTTCGATACACATGCAGAGAAGGGCTATCTATTTACCTGCCTGCAGCGTTTTGCCGAAGCTGAGGCTGCCTTCGAGCAGGCGAAGGCAGCAATGATAAAATTGAACAATTCTTATTATGGGTTACTTTTCATAATCAAGAGCTCACCCTTCTTACTGGCTGCGGGACAGGCTGATAAAGCTATCTCGGAAATCATGCAAGTCAGTGACAGTCTGGATAGACTTTCTCCATCCTCGGTCGCACGGGTAAAATACTGTCTGTTCAAAGCGTTTCAACTGACAAACAGGCAGCAGGAAGCGGAAAAAACTTTCAGGGAGTTTCAGGATCTTCTCAGCAAACTCACTTCAGGTCTGGATGATGGAGTCCGTCGTTATGTCTCAGATGTGGAGCGGCTGTTAGAGCAGAAAAGAACCGGCATCTGCGTGCTCTGCAATGGTGTTACCAGACGCTTTGCTGAACCGGGTGCGCTCAGGGACCTGCGGCAGAGAAAAATGGATTTTGAAATCTTCATCGACTTTACAGAATCTGAGCTGCTGGTTGACGGAAAGCCAGTAGACCTTTTCGGGAAGACTATACTTGTTTCCCTGCTTTTTGCTTTAGCCAGAAAACCGGGACGCATTATCGGGACTCCAAAGCTTTTTGAACAGGTCTGGAAACGGAAATTTGACTATGCTGTTGACGGGAACAACTTCAGACCCACCATTTTAAGGCTGCGGAAAAAACTCGGCGATGAAAAAGGTGTGCGTTTCATCCTCACCTCTCACGACCGGGGAGGGTATTATTTTAATTCCTCAGTGAAACATTGCATAATTTTCAAGGAATAA